From the genome of Macrobrachium nipponense isolate FS-2020 chromosome 29, ASM1510439v2, whole genome shotgun sequence, one region includes:
- the LOC135206159 gene encoding zinc finger protein 808-like encodes MNHREKSNWCKFCGKSFFLKSCLVTHELKHKGEETTEDVCINSSIVSGACENKVENCVTLDADVKICLATDTSEKVEKDIKNDRKPYVCHVCGKQYNLKNTLKTHLIGHNVPKPHYCVLCDKNFATQKYFKLHMLKHEIKKHFTCTVCQKEFPSQRLYNKHLNRGHKLPRSKKRDARTTEIEDINKEETCNDRSRVESFESRPIIAPERLCKICGEKCSSICMYDLHIARHKEDLTCVKCEKKFPTFKHLKIHARVHLDKPHVLCEICGKVVRKKTYLPHLRTHTGERPYKCLECGKSFVQKGHLRLHMKQHRGDRSFQCELCVRAFSTQPKLDHHCMLHGKSDMYGCEMCDAKFAKWHLLQQHEKQVHPEQQYACQICSLVCVCSSRLYLHYLQHSEEDLEKLDEKTKTLISEKRCFSVKCESCDKYVDKNQMKIHMRLHTGEKPYKCDYCEKSFRLHNGLIIHKRIHTGEKPYKCDQCDKTFNQMAHLKTHIALHSAERPYVCKICGKTFAIQNYLSNHAKIHQKNNDVSVKSYNRDINIKKYNHKKVHEKNRDSSLRNLSAKGFKVFECFHCGKHFACKNSHMAHQRVCQDLLEFSSVGDSTSESDQYETVETFEYADSMSDMTSIECVPDISTDNFESLLVLKIEEVVPVTS; translated from the coding sequence ATGAACCATCGAGAAAAATCAAATTGGTGTAAATTTTGCGGAAAAtcttttttcctgaaaagttGTCTTGTAACTCATGAATTGAAGCACAAAGGAGAGGAAACCACTGAAGATGTGTGTATAAACAGTAGTATTGTAAGTGGGGCATGTGAAAACAAGGTAGAAAACTGTGTAACGCTTGATGCAGATGTAAAGATCTGTTTAGCTACGGACACAAGTGAGAAAGTTGAAAAAGATATAAAGAATGACCGAAAGCCATATGTATGCCATGTCTGTGGGAAGCAGTACAATCTTAAGAACACACTTAAAACTCACTTGATCGGCCATAATGTTCCAAAACCGCATTATTGTGTGCTATGTGATAAGAACTTTGCAACACAGAAATATTTTAAGTTACATATGCTGAAACATGAGATAAAGAAACATTTTACATGTACAGTTTGCCAAAAGGAATTTCCAAGTCAGAGGTTATACAACAAACACTTGAATCGAGGTCATAAACTGCCTAGATCAAAAAAAAGAGATGCAAGGACAACAGAAATTGAAGATATTAACAAGGAAGAGACTTGTAATGATAGATCTCGAGTAGAAAGTTTTGAATCAAGACCTATCATTGCACCTGAACGTCTTTGTAAAATATGCGGTGAGAAGTGCTcttcaatatgtatgtatgatctgCACATAGCAAGACACAAAGAGGATTTAACCTGTGTGAAATGTGAGAAAAAATTCCCAACCTTTAAACACTTGAAGATTCATGCTAGAGTTCATTTAGATAAACCTCATGTTCTCTGCGAAATATGTGGTAAAGTTGTTCGCAAGAAAACTTATCTACCTCACTTGCGTACTCATACAGGGGAAAGACCTTATAAGTGCCTTGAATGTGGAAAAAGCTTTGTTCAAAAAGGACATCTGAGGTTGCATATGAAACAACACAGAGGTGACAGAAGTTTTCAGTGTGAACTTTGTGTGAGAGCTTTCAGTACACAACCAAAGCTGGATCACCATTGCATGTTGCATGGGAAAAGTGACATGTATGGATGTGAAATGTGCGATGCCAAGTTTGCAAAATGGCATCTTCTCCAACAGCATGAAAAACAAGTTCATCCTGAGCAGCAGTATGCTTGTCAGATTTGTAGTTTAGTGTGTGTTTGCAGTTCTCGGTTGTATTTACATTATCTTCAGCATTCGGAGGAAGATTTGGAGAAGttagatgaaaaaacaaaaacattgataTCAGAGAAAAGGTGTTTTTCTGTTAAGTGTGAATCCTGTGACAAATATGTTGATAAGAATCAAATGAAGATTCATATGAGACTGCACACAGGTGAAAAACCATATAAGTGTGATTACTGTGAAAAGAGTTTTCGTTTACACAATGGTCTCATCATTCACAAAAGGATCCATACAGGAGAAAAGCCATATAAATGTGATCAGTGTGACAAAACATTTAATCAGATGGCTCATTTGAAAACTCACATTGCTCTTCATTCAGCTGAAAGGCCATATGTTTGTAAGATTTGTGGAAAAACATTTGCTATACAAAATTACCTGTCTAATCATGCAAAAATCCATCAGAAGAATAATGATGTTTCTGTTAAAAGTTATAATAGagatattaacataaaaaaatataaccatAAAAAAGTCCATGAGAAGAATAGGGATTCTTCTCTTAGGAATCTTTCTGCAAAAGgttttaaagtgtttgaatgtTTTCATTGTGGTAAGCATTTTGCATGTAAGAATAGTCATATGGCTCACCAACGGGTATGTCAAGATTTGTTAGAATTTTCTAGCGTTGGAGATAGTACTAGTGAGTCTGATCAATACGAAACTGTGGAAACATTTGAGTATGCAGACAGTATGAGTGACATGACTAGTATTGAATGTGTACCAGATATTAGTACTGATAATTTTGAATCGCTTCTAGTTCTGAAGATTGAGGAAGTTGTTCCTGTAACTAGTTAA